One Jeotgalicoccus saudimassiliensis DNA window includes the following coding sequences:
- a CDS encoding threonine ammonia-lyase: MEYLRGNVHKTPVVTSQTTNEKTGKKVYMKLENHQKTGAFKYRGASYKLSRLTPAQLEAGVVTASAGNHAQGVALAAKKLNAVATIFMPEGTPSAKVEATRGYGAVVKLVGQSFQEAYTASLEHKKLTGATYVHPFDDYDIMAGQGSIGVEMLEEIPQLDTIIVPIGGGGLISGIAVAAKMIKPSIKIIGVQAANAPSMFKSYYTKDDHVLLDSCSTIAEGIAVKQPGELTQQVVRQYVDEIYCVSESEIAYAMIYLLERTKSLVEGAGASALAALLAYNDKIDSEHTGVIVSGGNLDLGKMGEIQALSLKSNHKTITKEQITAL; this comes from the coding sequence ATGGAATATCTGCGCGGAAACGTACACAAGACACCGGTGGTAACATCGCAGACTACAAATGAAAAAACCGGCAAGAAAGTTTATATGAAGTTGGAAAATCATCAGAAAACGGGCGCATTTAAATACCGGGGTGCTTCTTACAAATTGTCGAGACTGACTCCGGCACAGCTTGAAGCGGGTGTGGTGACTGCATCTGCCGGGAATCATGCCCAGGGCGTTGCGCTTGCAGCGAAGAAATTGAATGCTGTTGCAACAATCTTTATGCCGGAGGGAACACCTTCAGCCAAAGTTGAAGCAACAAGAGGATACGGTGCTGTTGTTAAGCTTGTCGGACAGAGTTTCCAGGAAGCATACACTGCATCCCTGGAACATAAAAAACTGACAGGTGCAACATACGTTCATCCTTTTGATGACTATGACATCATGGCAGGACAAGGTTCAATCGGTGTTGAAATGCTGGAAGAAATTCCACAGCTGGATACGATTATCGTACCGATTGGCGGCGGCGGATTAATAAGCGGTATCGCGGTTGCAGCGAAGATGATTAAACCATCTATTAAAATAATCGGTGTGCAGGCAGCAAATGCACCTTCGATGTTTAAATCATATTATACTAAAGACGACCATGTGCTCTTGGACAGCTGCAGTACGATAGCAGAAGGAATCGCGGTTAAACAGCCCGGTGAATTGACACAGCAGGTTGTCCGTCAGTACGTAGATGAAATCTACTGCGTGTCGGAAAGTGAAATTGCGTACGCAATGATCTATCTGCTTGAGCGTACGAAATCATTGGTAGAGGGTGCAGGTGCATCAGCACTCGCAGCACTCCTGGCATATAACGACAAAATAGACTCTGAACATACAGGAGTTATTGTCAGCGGAGGAAATCTGGACCTCGGTAAAATGGGGGAAATTCAGGCACTTTCGCTGAAATCAAATCATAAAACAATAACGAAAGAACAAATTACTGCACTGTAG
- a CDS encoding 2-isopropylmalate synthase, with protein MTDIKIFDTTLRDGEQSPGVNLNKQEKLEIAKQLERLGVDVIEAGFPASSEGDFQAVKLIADTIKKSSVTALARTKKHDIDRAYEALKNTPSPRIHIFLATSPIHREFKLKMDKQQVIDTSVEMVKYSKTLFNEVEWSAEDASRTELPFLAEIIEAVIEAGASIINLPDTVGYTTPEEYGEMFRYVSENVPNINQAILSTHCHNDLGMAVANSIAGIENGATQIECSINGIGERAGNAALEEIAVALHIRGDAYPYTTNLNLQEIKRSSDVVAKLTGMTVQPNKAIIGRNAYAHESGIHQDGMLKNAETYEIISPALVGVSADSANTLFLGKHSGRHAFKDKVKSFNVELSDEELSAAFKNFKALTDHKKEVTDDDIYSIIMEIKTDASNIERYVLDNFYVNYEQDGQTKAHIDVVTPAGEPVSHEVTGSGSVEALYKAIQEILSESTNLLDYQLSSVGGGKDALAESRVQININGQKFSGRGTAQDVLAASANAYFNAVNRYLMSEHATEPAISVNA; from the coding sequence ATAACTGATATTAAAATTTTTGATACTACGCTGAGAGATGGTGAGCAGTCACCCGGAGTAAACTTAAATAAGCAGGAAAAACTGGAGATTGCAAAGCAGCTCGAGCGACTCGGCGTTGACGTTATAGAAGCAGGCTTTCCTGCATCTTCAGAAGGTGACTTCCAGGCAGTGAAGCTCATTGCGGATACGATTAAAAAATCATCTGTTACAGCACTTGCCAGAACTAAAAAGCACGATATTGACCGTGCATACGAAGCGCTGAAAAACACGCCGAGTCCAAGAATTCACATCTTTTTGGCAACGAGTCCGATTCACCGCGAGTTCAAGCTGAAGATGGATAAACAGCAGGTGATCGACACGTCTGTAGAAATGGTGAAGTATTCAAAGACACTTTTTAATGAAGTGGAATGGTCAGCTGAGGATGCGTCCCGTACGGAGCTTCCATTTTTAGCAGAGATTATTGAAGCGGTGATCGAAGCAGGTGCATCCATTATTAACCTGCCTGATACAGTCGGCTATACAACACCTGAGGAATACGGAGAGATGTTCAGGTATGTAAGTGAAAACGTACCGAATATCAATCAGGCAATATTGTCGACGCATTGCCATAACGATCTTGGGATGGCAGTTGCAAACTCCATCGCAGGTATAGAAAATGGAGCGACACAGATAGAATGTTCCATTAACGGTATCGGTGAACGTGCAGGAAACGCAGCGCTGGAAGAAATTGCAGTCGCACTTCATATACGCGGAGATGCTTATCCGTATACGACAAACTTAAACCTTCAGGAAATTAAACGTTCAAGTGATGTTGTGGCTAAACTGACAGGCATGACGGTGCAGCCGAACAAAGCGATTATCGGCCGCAATGCCTATGCTCATGAATCGGGTATTCACCAGGACGGCATGTTGAAAAATGCGGAAACTTATGAAATTATATCCCCGGCTCTGGTCGGTGTTTCGGCGGACTCGGCAAATACGCTGTTCCTGGGTAAACATTCCGGACGACATGCGTTTAAAGACAAAGTAAAATCATTTAACGTTGAACTTTCCGATGAAGAGCTGTCAGCAGCATTTAAGAATTTTAAAGCACTGACGGATCATAAAAAAGAAGTCACAGATGATGATATTTATTCAATCATTATGGAGATTAAAACAGATGCATCGAATATTGAACGTTATGTCCTCGACAACTTCTATGTTAATTACGAACAGGACGGACAGACGAAAGCACATATCGATGTCGTCACACCGGCTGGAGAGCCAGTATCGCACGAAGTAACAGGTTCAGGCAGCGTGGAGGCGTTATATAAAGCAATCCAGGAGATACTGTCGGAATCGACAAATCTGCTCGACTACCAGTTAAGTTCTGTCGGCGGCGGTAAAGACGCCCTCGCGGAATCGCGTGTTCAAATTAATATTAACGGTCAGAAATTTTCCGGCCGGGGTACTGCACAGGATGTTCTTGCAGCATCGGCGAATGCATATTTTAATGCAGTCAACCGTTATCTGATGAGTGAACATGCGACAGAACCTGCAATCAGCGTAAATGCATAA
- the typA gene encoding translational GTPase TypA: MMNLRENIRNIAIIAHVDHGKTTLVDQLLKQSGIFRENEHVEERAMDSNDIERERGITILAKNTAIDYKDTRINILDTPGHADFGGEVERIMKMVDGVILVVDAYEGTMPQTRFVLKKALEQNLKPVVVVNKIDKPSARPEEVVDDVLELFIELDANDEQLEFPVVYASAMNGTASLEPGQQDENMQSIYDTILDYVPAPVDNSDEPLQFQVSLLDYNDYVGRIGIGRVFRGTINVGETVSLIKVDGTTKNFRVSKIFGFLGLTRVEIDSAKAGDLIAISGMEDINVGETITPTDVQEPLPIMHIDEPTLQMTFAVNNSPFAGREGKHVTARKIEERLHLQLETDVSLRVDPTDQPDAWKVAGRGELHLSILIENLRREGFELQVSKPEVIVREIDGVQCEPFERVQIDVHEENTGSIIESMGARKGEMLDMVTTGNGQTRLTFLIPARGLIGYRTEFMSMTRGYGIINHTFEEYRPLVKGRIGGRRNGVLVSIDKGAASTYSILALEGRGTNFMEPGTEVYEGMIVGENSRENDLAVNITKVKAANNIRSATKEQTTTMKKPRSLTLEEALEYINDDELVEITPETVRMRKKILEKNAREKAYKKNKQ, translated from the coding sequence TTGATGAACCTGAGAGAAAACATTAGAAACATAGCAATTATTGCACACGTAGACCATGGTAAAACGACGCTGGTAGACCAGCTTTTAAAACAATCCGGTATTTTCCGTGAAAATGAACACGTTGAAGAACGTGCCATGGACTCGAATGATATTGAACGTGAACGAGGAATTACAATTCTGGCAAAAAATACGGCAATCGATTATAAAGATACGCGTATAAACATTTTAGACACACCGGGTCACGCTGACTTCGGCGGTGAAGTGGAACGCATTATGAAAATGGTTGACGGGGTAATCCTCGTTGTCGATGCATATGAAGGGACAATGCCTCAGACGCGTTTCGTACTGAAGAAAGCATTGGAACAAAACTTAAAACCTGTAGTAGTAGTAAACAAAATTGATAAACCGAGTGCACGTCCTGAAGAAGTAGTAGACGATGTTCTTGAGTTATTTATCGAACTTGATGCGAATGATGAACAGCTTGAATTCCCGGTTGTATATGCATCTGCAATGAACGGTACAGCAAGTCTTGAACCGGGTCAGCAGGATGAAAACATGCAGTCAATCTACGATACTATTTTAGATTACGTACCGGCACCTGTTGATAACAGTGACGAGCCGCTGCAGTTCCAGGTGTCACTGCTGGACTATAACGACTATGTCGGCCGTATCGGAATCGGACGCGTATTCCGCGGTACGATTAACGTTGGTGAAACAGTATCATTAATTAAAGTGGACGGAACGACTAAAAACTTCCGAGTGTCGAAAATTTTCGGTTTCCTTGGACTGACACGTGTAGAAATTGACAGTGCGAAAGCCGGGGATCTGATTGCAATTAGCGGTATGGAGGACATCAATGTAGGTGAAACGATTACTCCTACTGATGTTCAGGAACCACTGCCGATAATGCATATCGATGAGCCGACACTGCAGATGACATTTGCAGTAAACAACTCACCGTTTGCAGGCCGTGAAGGTAAACACGTTACAGCGAGAAAAATTGAAGAGCGTCTGCACCTTCAGCTGGAGACTGACGTATCGCTTCGTGTAGATCCGACAGATCAGCCGGATGCATGGAAAGTGGCAGGACGCGGTGAGCTTCACCTGTCTATTCTTATTGAGAATTTACGCCGTGAAGGGTTCGAGCTTCAGGTTTCAAAACCTGAAGTAATCGTCCGTGAGATTGACGGAGTTCAATGTGAGCCGTTTGAGCGTGTACAAATCGACGTACATGAAGAAAATACGGGAAGCATTATCGAATCTATGGGCGCACGTAAAGGTGAAATGCTCGATATGGTAACAACAGGTAACGGACAGACTCGTCTGACATTCCTTATTCCTGCACGCGGACTTATCGGATACCGTACAGAATTTATGTCAATGACACGCGGCTATGGTATTATTAACCATACTTTTGAAGAATACCGACCGTTAGTTAAAGGACGTATCGGCGGACGCCGAAACGGTGTACTTGTATCGATTGATAAAGGTGCTGCAAGCACGTACTCAATCCTTGCACTTGAAGGACGCGGAACGAACTTTATGGAGCCGGGTACAGAAGTTTACGAAGGAATGATCGTCGGTGAAAACTCACGTGAAAATGACCTTGCAGTAAATATCACTAAAGTAAAAGCTGCAAACAACATCCGTTCAGCAACAAAAGAGCAGACGACTACGATGAAGAAACCGAGAAGTCTGACTCTGGAAGAAGCGCTTGAATATATTAATGACGACGAGCTTGTTGAGATTACGCCTGAAACAGTTCGTATGCGCAAGAAGATTTTAGAGAAAAACGCCCGTGAAAAAGCGTATAAGAAAAATAAGCAATAA
- a CDS encoding inositol monophosphatase family protein: MDIYNFGKELIVEAGRFIETRMTQNFQIDSKSNPNDLVTDVDKETEQFLYARILERFPEHRIIGEEGHGENISDTDGVIWIVDPIDGTLNFVHQGENFAISIGVFIDGEPYCGLIYDCMKRDLYHAKYKSGAFLNESALHQAENVPLNQSLVAVNPKRILREATRDPFFEIMAKSRSVRSYGSAALEFAMLAKGQISALMFFKLHPWDYTGGSIITGELGYKTTDIYGKDLPLLSSTSVISGNPEIHSEIIGHFTEDKSLHEFHDAFHDL, from the coding sequence ATGGATATATATAACTTTGGCAAAGAATTAATCGTTGAAGCAGGTAGATTTATCGAAACACGCATGACTCAGAATTTTCAGATCGACAGCAAATCAAATCCAAATGATCTGGTTACGGATGTCGATAAAGAAACAGAGCAGTTTTTATACGCCAGAATACTGGAACGTTTTCCGGAACACCGCATTATCGGTGAAGAGGGACATGGTGAAAATATAAGTGATACTGATGGTGTCATCTGGATTGTCGATCCGATTGACGGTACTTTAAATTTTGTACATCAGGGAGAGAATTTTGCAATTTCCATCGGCGTGTTTATCGACGGTGAACCGTACTGCGGGTTAATCTATGATTGTATGAAGCGGGATCTCTATCATGCCAAATATAAAAGTGGTGCCTTTCTAAATGAAAGTGCACTGCATCAGGCTGAGAACGTTCCGTTAAATCAGTCTCTCGTTGCTGTTAATCCTAAGAGAATTCTCAGAGAAGCGACCCGGGATCCATTTTTTGAAATTATGGCGAAGTCTCGCAGCGTCCGTTCATACGGCTCGGCAGCCTTGGAATTTGCAATGCTTGCAAAAGGCCAGATTTCGGCATTGATGTTTTTCAAACTGCACCCGTGGGATTATACCGGCGGTTCGATAATTACAGGTGAACTCGGATACAAAACAACGGATATATACGGTAAAGACCTGCCGCTCTTAAGCTCGACAAGTGTCATCAGCGGAAATCCGGAAATTCACTCTGAAATTATCGGGCATTTTACAGAAGATAAATCTCTGCATGAGTTCCATGATGCATTTCACGATTTATAA
- the ilvN gene encoding acetolactate synthase small subunit codes for MQRVITLTVQNSSGVLNRVTGMLAKRGFNIESITVGASEAPGISKMTIVVEISNDKSSEQLTKQLHKQIDVLKVDDITDSKIVSRELALIKVGANSTSRGEIQSIIEPFRARVLDVSRNSLIIEVTGKPDKVDALIELLTPYGLKDLSRTGVTAFRRGQQKGIQDLKTLSV; via the coding sequence ATGCAGCGAGTAATTACACTGACAGTACAAAACTCAAGCGGTGTTTTAAACAGAGTTACCGGTATGCTCGCCAAACGCGGTTTTAACATCGAAAGTATTACAGTCGGTGCATCGGAGGCACCCGGAATATCCAAAATGACCATTGTCGTTGAAATTTCCAACGACAAGAGCTCCGAGCAGCTGACCAAACAGCTGCACAAACAAATCGATGTACTTAAAGTCGATGATATTACGGATTCTAAAATTGTCTCCCGTGAGCTCGCCCTTATTAAAGTTGGGGCAAACAGCACATCGAGAGGCGAAATTCAAAGTATTATCGAGCCGTTCAGAGCACGGGTGCTCGATGTTTCAAGAAACTCACTCATTATAGAAGTTACCGGTAAACCGGATAAGGTGGATGCGTTAATCGAGCTGCTGACACCATACGGTTTGAAGGATTTATCCCGTACCGGTGTAACAGCATTCAGACGCGGACAGCAAAAAGGTATTCAGGATTTAAAAACACTAAGTGTTTAA
- the leuC gene encoding 3-isopropylmalate dehydratase large subunit produces the protein MAQKKTIIEKIWERHVVHQEEGKPDLLYIDQHLIHEVTSPQAFEGLRLNNRKVRRPDLTFATMDHNVPTKNREDTQDAIAQKQMDALKKNCEEFGIKLADMYHPDQGIVHVIGPQLGLTQPGKTIVCGDSHTSTHGAFGALAFGIGTSEVEHVFATQTLTQSKPKTMNVKVNGALSVGVTAKDLILAIIAKFGVDFGTGHVVEYTGQAIRDLTMEGRMTVCNMSIEGGARAGLISPDETTVDFLRGRRYVPRDEAEYNALAEEWLDLRTDEGAEYDTTLEIDASEIEPQVSWGTNPSMVVPISSTTPVVSGSKDEDSTKRALEYMGLEEGMAITDIEIDHVFIGSCTNSRVLDLQRAADIIQGSKVKEGVKAIVVPGSFLVKQEAEALGIDKVFIDAGFEWRNAGCSACLGMNEDTVPPGGRCASTSNRNFEGRQGNGARTHLVSPEMAAAAAINGRFVDVRKYQSRVTA, from the coding sequence ATGGCTCAGAAAAAAACAATTATCGAAAAAATCTGGGAACGGCATGTCGTTCATCAAGAAGAAGGCAAACCGGATCTGCTCTATATCGATCAGCATCTAATCCATGAAGTGACTTCACCTCAGGCTTTTGAAGGATTGCGCTTAAATAACAGAAAAGTCCGCCGTCCGGATTTAACGTTTGCAACGATGGATCATAATGTACCGACAAAAAACAGAGAAGACACACAGGATGCCATCGCCCAAAAGCAGATGGATGCTTTAAAGAAAAACTGTGAGGAATTCGGTATTAAGCTGGCGGATATGTACCACCCGGATCAGGGAATCGTTCACGTCATCGGGCCGCAGCTCGGTCTGACGCAGCCGGGTAAAACGATTGTCTGCGGTGACTCGCATACATCGACACACGGTGCGTTCGGTGCACTCGCATTCGGCATCGGGACGAGTGAAGTGGAACACGTATTTGCAACGCAGACATTGACTCAGTCGAAGCCTAAAACGATGAATGTAAAAGTTAATGGAGCATTAAGTGTCGGTGTAACAGCGAAGGATTTAATTCTCGCTATTATTGCGAAATTCGGTGTTGATTTCGGTACCGGTCATGTTGTGGAATATACCGGACAGGCGATCAGGGACTTAACGATGGAAGGCCGTATGACGGTATGTAACATGTCGATTGAAGGCGGTGCACGTGCCGGTTTAATCTCCCCGGATGAAACGACAGTGGACTTCCTTCGCGGGCGCCGTTATGTTCCGAGAGATGAAGCAGAATACAATGCACTTGCAGAAGAATGGCTGGATCTTCGTACTGACGAAGGTGCTGAATATGATACAACACTTGAAATTGATGCTTCTGAAATTGAACCGCAGGTATCATGGGGGACAAACCCGAGTATGGTCGTTCCAATCAGTTCGACCACTCCTGTTGTCAGCGGCTCAAAAGATGAAGATTCAACGAAGCGTGCTCTGGAGTATATGGGACTTGAAGAGGGAATGGCAATTACAGATATAGAAATTGACCATGTCTTTATCGGTTCCTGCACGAACTCCCGTGTACTGGACTTACAGCGTGCAGCGGATATTATTCAGGGCAGTAAAGTTAAAGAAGGTGTGAAAGCAATCGTTGTACCGGGATCATTTCTCGTTAAACAGGAAGCGGAAGCACTTGGCATAGACAAAGTATTTATCGATGCAGGATTTGAATGGCGGAATGCCGGGTGCAGTGCATGTCTTGGTATGAACGAAGACACTGTACCGCCGGGCGGACGCTGTGCATCCACATCAAACCGCAACTTTGAAGGACGCCAGGGTAATGGTGCAAGAACTCACCTTGTCAGCCCTGAAATGGCCGCTGCTGCAGCGATTAACGGTCGCTTCGTAGACGTCAGAAAATATCAGAGCAGAGTCACTGCATAG
- the leuB gene encoding 3-isopropylmalate dehydrogenase, with amino-acid sequence MKKHIITLPGDGIGPEIMNSAHELLKAVGEKYNHEFTVESKDIGGIAIDKHNDPLPAETIEACESADAILLGAVGGPKWADSKIRPEQGLLKIRKQFNLFANLRPVTIFDSLEASSPLKQHVVRGSDLMIVRELTGGLYFGQPSERRDGGQSVVDTLTYTYGEIERIVRTAFDTAMSRRKHLTSVDKANVLESSRMWREIVNKVSSEYPEVTVEHELVDAAAMKLITNPSYFDVIVTENLFGDILSDEASVITGSLGVLPSASLSDKGLGLFEPIHGSAPDIAGENKANPIGMMLSVGMMLKYSFGLHEESAAIEKAVNQVLADGFKTGDLQIDRAVTLSTTEMTEKIISVL; translated from the coding sequence ATGAAAAAACATATAATTACACTTCCCGGCGATGGTATCGGCCCGGAAATTATGAACTCGGCTCACGAACTGCTGAAGGCTGTGGGAGAAAAATATAATCACGAATTTACAGTTGAGTCAAAAGACATAGGCGGGATCGCTATAGATAAACATAACGATCCGCTGCCGGCTGAAACCATTGAAGCATGTGAATCTGCTGATGCAATTCTGCTCGGCGCAGTCGGCGGCCCAAAATGGGCCGACAGCAAAATCCGTCCGGAACAGGGACTGTTAAAAATCCGCAAGCAGTTCAATCTCTTTGCAAACCTGCGTCCCGTAACAATTTTTGATTCACTGGAAGCATCTTCACCGCTGAAACAGCATGTAGTTCGCGGCAGTGATTTAATGATTGTCAGGGAGCTGACAGGGGGACTGTACTTCGGTCAGCCGAGTGAGCGCCGTGACGGTGGTCAAAGCGTCGTAGATACTCTGACTTACACTTACGGGGAAATCGAACGCATCGTTCGAACTGCTTTTGATACTGCGATGTCGAGACGTAAACATTTAACATCGGTGGATAAGGCAAATGTACTCGAATCCAGCAGAATGTGGCGGGAGATCGTCAATAAAGTAAGCAGTGAATATCCCGAAGTGACAGTCGAACACGAACTGGTTGATGCAGCTGCAATGAAGTTGATAACGAATCCCTCTTATTTCGATGTCATCGTCACAGAAAACCTGTTCGGAGATATATTAAGTGATGAAGCATCTGTAATCACCGGCTCTCTCGGTGTTCTGCCGTCAGCGAGTTTAAGTGATAAAGGACTCGGGCTGTTTGAACCGATTCACGGTTCAGCACCTGATATTGCAGGAGAAAATAAAGCGAATCCAATCGGTATGATGTTGTCCGTCGGCATGATGCTGAAATATTCATTCGGGCTGCATGAAGAATCAGCAGCGATTGAAAAAGCTGTGAACCAGGTCCTGGCAGACGGCTTTAAAACGGGAGATTTACAAATTGACAGAGCAGTAACGTTATCTACGACGGAAATGACTGAAAAAATTATCAGCGTTCTGTAA
- the leuD gene encoding 3-isopropylmalate dehydratase small subunit, protein MEAISKHEGKVYPLNRSNVDTDQIIPKQFLKRIERTGFGQFVFHNWRFNDDGSKREDFDMDDPKFDGASVLVAGDNFGCGSSREHAPWALLDYGYKVIIAPGFADIFYSNAFKNGIILIKMPEEQVAEWQEQSKDGDFTLSVDLETQKVTDSSGKTLDFEIPAYHKEKLINGWDDIALTLLNEEKITAFEERGLLGIR, encoded by the coding sequence ATGGAGGCAATTTCAAAGCACGAGGGTAAAGTCTATCCGCTGAACCGTTCCAATGTGGACACGGACCAGATTATCCCGAAGCAGTTTTTAAAACGTATCGAACGTACCGGGTTTGGACAGTTCGTATTTCACAACTGGCGTTTTAATGACGACGGTTCGAAGCGGGAAGACTTCGATATGGATGATCCGAAATTCGACGGTGCTTCGGTACTTGTTGCCGGTGATAACTTCGGCTGCGGCTCATCGAGGGAGCACGCGCCGTGGGCACTGCTTGATTACGGGTACAAAGTAATTATTGCACCGGGATTTGCGGATATTTTCTATTCAAACGCATTTAAGAACGGCATCATCCTAATTAAGATGCCGGAAGAGCAGGTGGCAGAGTGGCAGGAGCAGTCAAAGGACGGAGATTTTACTCTGTCAGTTGATCTTGAGACACAGAAAGTTACAGACAGCAGCGGAAAAACACTGGACTTTGAAATTCCGGCCTATCATAAAGAAAAATTAATTAACGGCTGGGATGATATTGCATTAACTTTATTAAATGAAGAAAAAATAACAGCTTTTGAGGAGCGTGGTCTTTTGGGAATTCGTTAA
- a CDS encoding YktB family protein has product MKYTFTQTDFDVFNIDGLENRMAALIENTRPKLEQLGEHFSDYITEMTGDETYAHVAKHARRTTNPPDDTWVAFSTNPRGYKMMPHFQIGVYNSHAFCMYGIIYESKDKQRLAENWLKNMDKFENLPQDYQISLDHMKPAKTALNEMTEDELEKGLIRLRDVKKGEFLVGKVYKPGDEELSSDDVFVKDLEQVMENLLQFYHQN; this is encoded by the coding sequence ATGAAGTATACATTTACACAAACAGACTTTGATGTCTTTAATATCGACGGTCTAGAAAACAGAATGGCAGCCCTTATTGAAAATACGCGTCCAAAGCTTGAACAGCTCGGTGAACACTTCAGTGACTATATAACTGAAATGACCGGTGACGAAACATATGCACATGTCGCAAAACACGCACGCCGTACAACGAATCCGCCCGATGATACATGGGTTGCATTCAGTACTAACCCGCGCGGTTATAAGATGATGCCGCATTTCCAGATTGGCGTATATAACAGTCATGCATTTTGCATGTACGGCATCATCTACGAATCAAAAGACAAGCAGCGCCTCGCTGAAAACTGGCTTAAAAATATGGACAAATTCGAGAACCTGCCGCAGGACTATCAAATTTCACTGGATCATATGAAGCCTGCTAAAACAGCGCTTAACGAAATGACTGAAGATGAACTTGAAAAAGGGCTCATCAGACTGCGCGACGTTAAGAAAGGTGAATTTTTAGTCGGGAAAGTATATAAACCGGGCGACGAAGAATTAAGTTCTGACGATGTTTTTGTAAAAGATCTTGAGCAGGTTATGGAAAACCTTCTTCAGTTCTACCACCAGAATTAA
- the ilvC gene encoding ketol-acid reductoisomerase, producing MAKVYYDKDINTAGLQGKTVAIVGYGSQGHAHAQNLRDSGHNVIVGLREGKSFDKAKEDGFDVRTVGEAVKDADVTMVLLPDEGQPKVYEAEIKANLKENSALAFAHGFNVHFNQIVPPENVDVFLVAPKGPGHLVRRTYQEEAGVPALFGVFQDVTGSAADVAKAYAQGIGAARAGVLETSFQEETETDLFGEQAVLCGGLTSLVKAGFETLTEAGYQPEVAYFECLHELKLIVDLMYEGGMENMRYSISDTAQWGDFVSGPRVINEETKARMGEVLTEIQNGQFAKGWILENQAGRPQYNAINNSEYNHPITAVGQELRDLMPFVQNPIR from the coding sequence ATGGCTAAAGTTTATTATGACAAAGATATCAACACAGCAGGCTTACAAGGTAAAACAGTAGCGATCGTAGGATACGGTTCGCAGGGACACGCACATGCGCAGAACTTAAGAGACTCAGGCCATAATGTAATCGTCGGTCTCCGCGAAGGTAAATCTTTCGATAAAGCGAAAGAAGACGGCTTTGATGTAAGAACTGTCGGAGAAGCAGTTAAAGATGCAGATGTAACGATGGTATTACTGCCGGATGAAGGTCAGCCGAAAGTATACGAAGCGGAAATTAAGGCTAACTTAAAAGAAAACAGTGCACTGGCTTTCGCACACGGTTTCAACGTTCACTTTAATCAGATTGTGCCGCCGGAAAACGTAGATGTATTTTTAGTTGCTCCGAAAGGACCCGGGCACTTAGTACGCCGTACGTATCAGGAAGAAGCAGGTGTACCTGCATTATTCGGTGTATTCCAGGATGTTACAGGCAGTGCAGCGGATGTTGCAAAAGCATATGCTCAGGGAATCGGAGCTGCACGTGCAGGCGTTCTCGAAACGTCATTCCAGGAAGAAACAGAAACGGATCTGTTCGGGGAACAGGCAGTACTGTGCGGCGGACTGACTTCATTAGTTAAAGCAGGATTTGAAACGTTAACTGAAGCAGGCTACCAGCCGGAAGTTGCATATTTCGAATGTCTGCACGAGTTAAAACTTATCGTGGATTTAATGTACGAAGGCGGAATGGAAAACATGCGCTACTCAATTTCCGATACGGCACAGTGGGGTGACTTCGTCAGCGGACCGCGCGTAATTAATGAAGAAACTAAAGCGCGCATGGGTGAAGTACTGACAGAAATCCAGAACGGCCAGTTCGCTAAAGGATGGATTCTAGAAAACCAGGCTGGACGTCCCCAGTACAATGCGATCAACAACAGCGAATATAACCATCCGATTACGGCAGTCGGTCAGGAATTAAGAGATTTAATGCCATTTGTTCAAAACCCGATCAGATAA
- a CDS encoding DUF5325 family protein: protein MEKKKSKAVFLILAVLAVAMMVAFSVFIAEEMIVMAILSVVVFIAIFGAGFTLKKKYRENDWL from the coding sequence ATGGAAAAGAAAAAATCAAAAGCTGTATTTTTAATACTGGCTGTTCTCGCAGTGGCAATGATGGTTGCATTTTCAGTGTTTATCGCCGAAGAAATGATAGTTATGGCAATACTGTCCGTCGTGGTGTTTATCGCTATTTTCGGTGCGGGTTTTACACTGAAAAAAAAGTATCGTGAGAATGACTGGCTTTAA